One genomic segment of Primulina tabacum isolate GXHZ01 chromosome 9, ASM2559414v2, whole genome shotgun sequence includes these proteins:
- the LOC142556655 gene encoding brassinosteroid-responsive RING protein 1-like yields MGFPVGYTDLFLPKLLVYVLTLLGLMRRFLYAVFSVLGLRDFLEPEPVSYFLREETRLELPRSVSAALIRELLPVVSFSDLEEMDPPENCAVCLYEFSAEDEIRRLMNCRHIFHRSCVDRWMDHDQKTCPLCRTQFIPEDMQESFNERLWLASGISEFYGEYSPITSGL; encoded by the coding sequence ATGGGGTTTCCGGTGGGATACACTGACCTTTTTCTCCCTAAATTGCTTGTCTACGTGCTTACGCTTCTCGGATTAATGAGGAGATTTTTGTACGCTGTGTTCTCTGTTTTGGGGCTCAGGGATTTCCTGGAGCCTGAACCTGTTTCCTACTTTTTGAGGGAGGAAACCAGATTGGAGCTGCCGCGGTCTGTATCTGCGGCGCTGATCCGAGAGCTTCTGCCGGTGGTGAGTTTCTCTGATTTAGAGGAGATGGATCCACCGGAGAACTGCGCGGTCTGCTTGTACGAATTCAGCGCGGAAGATGAGATCCGGCGGCTGATGAACTGCAGACACATATTCCACCGGAGCTGTGTGGACCGTTGGATGGACCACGATCAGAAGACGTGCCCCCTTTGCCGTACTCAGTTCATACCGGAGGATATGCAGGAGAGTTTCAACGAGAGGCTGTGGTTGGCTTCTGGGATTTCTGAATTTTACGGCGAGTATTCCCCGATTACTTCGGGTTTGTAg
- the LOC142555654 gene encoding uncharacterized protein LOC142555654 isoform X1: MLHTELCPSRILSPFREESGDEELSVLPRHTKVIVTGNNRTKSVLVGLQGVVKKAVGLGGWHWLVLKNGVEVKLQRNALSVLEPPTGNEDDDDFDFDDSSSCSDIGEKDRHRFTSGFHFGKISKPRVRYSRPWSPSACTKSVSRSSCREVQSKCDATQLRVNLAKIGTGSLWRYWRSFHLANVSPNPTKEQLVNSVQQHFSSQQVDEVQVILEFIRAAKKPQSVGLR; this comes from the exons ATGCTACACACGGAATTATGCCCTTCGCGGATTTTGTCGCCTTTCCGTGAGGAAAGCGGAGATGAAGAGCTGTCAGTTCTTCCAAGGCATACTAAGGTTATTGTGACAGGCAATAACAGAACAAAGAGTGTGTTGGTTGGGTTGCAAGGCGTTGTCAAGAAGGCTGTTGGGCTTGGTGGTTGGCATTGGCTG GTCTTGAAGAATGGGGTTGAGGTCAAGCTCCAAAGGAATGCTTTGAGTGTGTTAGAACCTCCAACTGGCAAtgaggatgatgatgattttgattttgatgattctAGCAGCTGCTCTGACATTGGTGAAAAGGACCGTCATCGCTTCA CTTCTGGGTTTCACTTCGGAAAGATAAGTAAGCCCAGAGTTCGGTATAGTCGGCCATGGTCTCcatctgcatgcacaaaatcaGTGAGCCGTAGCAGTTGCAGAGAAGTTCAATCCAAATGTGATGCAACTCAATTG AGAGTTAATTTGGCAAAAATTGGGACTGGATCATTGTGGAGATACTGGCGAAGCTTCCATCTT GCAAATGTTAGTCCTAACCCTACGAAGGAACAACTGGTTAACTCCGTCCAGCAGCATTTTTCTTCGCAG CAAGTGGACGAGGTACAAGTGATCCTGGAATTTATCCGGGCAGCAAAGAAACCACAATCAGTTGGCTTGCGTTGA
- the LOC142555654 gene encoding uncharacterized protein LOC142555654 isoform X2, translating into MLHTELCPSRILSPFREESGDEELSVLPRHTKVIVTGNNRTKSVLVGLQGVVKKAVGLGGWHWLVLKNGVEVKLQRNALSVLEPPTGNEDDDDFDFDDSSSCSDIGEKDRHRFTSGFHFGKISKPRVRYSRPWSPSACTKSVSRSSCREVQSKCDATQLANVSPNPTKEQLVNSVQQHFSSQQVDEVQVILEFIRAAKKPQSVGLR; encoded by the exons ATGCTACACACGGAATTATGCCCTTCGCGGATTTTGTCGCCTTTCCGTGAGGAAAGCGGAGATGAAGAGCTGTCAGTTCTTCCAAGGCATACTAAGGTTATTGTGACAGGCAATAACAGAACAAAGAGTGTGTTGGTTGGGTTGCAAGGCGTTGTCAAGAAGGCTGTTGGGCTTGGTGGTTGGCATTGGCTG GTCTTGAAGAATGGGGTTGAGGTCAAGCTCCAAAGGAATGCTTTGAGTGTGTTAGAACCTCCAACTGGCAAtgaggatgatgatgattttgattttgatgattctAGCAGCTGCTCTGACATTGGTGAAAAGGACCGTCATCGCTTCA CTTCTGGGTTTCACTTCGGAAAGATAAGTAAGCCCAGAGTTCGGTATAGTCGGCCATGGTCTCcatctgcatgcacaaaatcaGTGAGCCGTAGCAGTTGCAGAGAAGTTCAATCCAAATGTGATGCAACTCAATTG GCAAATGTTAGTCCTAACCCTACGAAGGAACAACTGGTTAACTCCGTCCAGCAGCATTTTTCTTCGCAG CAAGTGGACGAGGTACAAGTGATCCTGGAATTTATCCGGGCAGCAAAGAAACCACAATCAGTTGGCTTGCGTTGA